One stretch of Candidatus Korarchaeota archaeon NZ13-K DNA includes these proteins:
- a CDS encoding glycine cleavage system protein H, whose translation MGIPADRFYTKTHEWVKISGNKAIIGITSYAVEQLGDITFLEVKPIGTKVRKGERIGTVESSKTTERIYAPVSGEVIEINKEAGVIEEGSSEVPMGLEKIVQDPYGEGWILALTVGEGVSSELSDLMRAEEYAKYVEESH comes from the coding sequence TTGGGGATCCCTGCGGATAGATTTTATACAAAAACACATGAATGGGTAAAAATATCTGGTAATAAAGCGATAATTGGAATAACATCATATGCAGTTGAACAACTTGGAGATATAACATTCCTAGAGGTCAAGCCCATCGGGACCAAGGTGAGGAAGGGCGAGAGGATAGGGACCGTTGAGAGCAGCAAGACAACGGAGAGGATATACGCCCCGGTCTCCGGGGAGGTTATCGAGATAAATAAGGAGGCCGGAGTGATCGAGGAGGGGAGTAGTGAGGTTCCGATGGGGCTGGAGAAGATAGTGCAGGATCCCTACGGTGAGGGCTGGATACTGGCCTTGACCGTGGGGGAGGGCGTCTCCTCGGAGCTGAGCGATCTCATGAGGGCCGAGGAGTACGCCAAATACGTGGAGGAAAGCCATTGA
- a CDS encoding HD domain-containing protein, which produces MREKLIKDPIHGYLRISPEELGLIDSFPLQRLRRIRQLPGSEYVYPGAVNTRFEHSLGVMHLAGVMGGSLSGDREVVSLLRVAGLLHDLGHGPFSHSFETILIENFGISHEEMTSIVIRRTEIADLLTKMGFQPEEVILLIRGEHGRRSLSKVINSSVDADKMDYIVRDSYHTGAGYSVDVHRIAFNSIEVNDDLVINIRALEAIESLFMARLLSYRTIYYHKTSRGVQLMLEMGMRSILDRMDLGNPRKDPTPFLELDDYRVWELLRGDERSKWITERLMRRSILKVVWEKHGVGLSREGVDLARERISELCGVRREDVIIDSPIIEFAGGELPRVMRDGELLDLSEVSPVLRRLLGMNPSFIRIYTWPELRRRVEDRLRGVAVGEVIES; this is translated from the coding sequence TTGAGGGAGAAGCTCATAAAGGATCCTATACATGGTTATCTGAGGATAAGCCCTGAGGAGCTCGGACTCATAGATTCCTTCCCGCTGCAGAGGCTGAGGAGGATAAGGCAGCTCCCCGGATCCGAGTACGTCTATCCCGGCGCGGTCAACACGAGGTTCGAGCATTCGCTCGGCGTCATGCACCTAGCTGGAGTGATGGGAGGGAGCCTCAGCGGGGACCGTGAGGTGGTCTCCCTCCTGAGGGTGGCGGGCCTGCTGCACGATCTGGGGCACGGGCCTTTCTCCCACTCCTTCGAGACGATATTGATCGAGAATTTCGGGATATCACATGAGGAAATGACCTCTATAGTGATAAGGAGAACTGAGATAGCAGATCTCCTGACGAAGATGGGGTTCCAGCCGGAGGAGGTGATTCTCCTAATAAGGGGAGAGCACGGAAGGAGGAGCCTCTCCAAGGTCATAAACTCCTCCGTGGATGCGGATAAGATGGATTACATAGTGAGGGACTCATACCACACTGGCGCTGGCTATAGCGTCGACGTTCATAGGATAGCGTTCAACTCCATCGAGGTAAACGACGATTTAGTGATAAATATAAGAGCTTTAGAGGCAATAGAGTCTCTTTTTATGGCAAGGCTGCTATCATATAGGACAATATATTACCATAAGACCTCAAGGGGCGTGCAGCTGATGCTGGAGATGGGAATGAGGAGCATACTTGACAGGATGGATCTTGGCAACCCGAGGAAGGATCCAACTCCCTTCCTTGAGTTAGATGACTACAGGGTTTGGGAGCTCCTTAGGGGCGATGAGAGGAGCAAGTGGATAACCGAGAGGCTCATGAGGAGGAGCATCCTCAAGGTGGTCTGGGAGAAGCACGGTGTAGGACTGAGTAGGGAGGGTGTGGATCTCGCGAGGGAGAGGATATCTGAGCTCTGCGGTGTCAGGAGGGAGGATGTGATAATAGACTCCCCCATCATAGAGTTCGCGGGCGGCGAACTCCCGAGGGTCATGAGGGATGGGGAACTTCTGGATTTATCCGAGGTCTCCCCAGTCCTGAGGAGGCTCCTAGGAATGAACCCTTCCTTCATAAGGATTTACACTTGGCCGGAGCTCAGGAGGAGGGTTGAGGATAGGCTCAGGGGCGTGGCCGTTGGGGAGGTGATCGAGAGCTGA
- a CDS encoding CDP-2,3-bis-(O-geranylgeranyl)-sn-glycerol synthase: protein MELDPYLHAVWYILPSYFANMSPVIFGGGRPLDMGRNFLDGRRILGDHKTLRGFLSGLVVGSLVGLIQGRLLQGFALSLGAMVGDCFGSFLKRRMGISEGKPAPILDQEGFLIFSLLFASPLEGLPLESILFLLLLTPLLHWGSNVVAHLIGLKEVAH, encoded by the coding sequence ATGGAGCTCGACCCCTACCTTCATGCCGTATGGTACATACTCCCCTCCTATTTCGCCAACATGTCCCCAGTGATCTTCGGAGGAGGCCGGCCCCTCGACATGGGCAGGAACTTCCTAGACGGCAGGAGGATACTCGGAGATCACAAGACCTTGAGGGGTTTCCTCTCAGGTCTGGTGGTGGGATCCCTCGTGGGTCTGATCCAGGGGAGGCTCCTCCAAGGATTCGCCCTATCATTGGGAGCGATGGTAGGTGACTGCTTCGGTTCGTTCCTGAAGAGGAGGATGGGGATTAGTGAAGGAAAACCAGCCCCAATTTTGGATCAGGAGGGATTCCTCATATTCTCACTTCTCTTTGCATCACCGCTGGAGGGCCTTCCCCTTGAATCCATCCTGTTCCTCCTCCTGCTCACCCCCCTGCTGCACTGGGGGAGCAACGTGGTGGCCCACCTGATCGGCCTCAAGGAGGTGGCTCACTGA